Part of the Fundulus heteroclitus isolate FHET01 chromosome 20, MU-UCD_Fhet_4.1, whole genome shotgun sequence genome, ACCAGACTGCCATGCAGATATTAATAATACAGTGTAAACATAGAAGCGGGGGATACGCTCAAGAGCACATTATCGTCCTCTCAAATCTCGCGGTGACTTCCGGGTGAACTTTCAAATTTTGCGCGTTTCCCGCCCACCTCACGAGCATGGTGAATGGAGGAGCTTTTTGATTGGATGTTCTTCATTCTCCTGGGCGGGTCTGTGTGTTGTTTCTAACCAATCCCCGTTCGCTGACCTCACCAAGGGGTTTCTCTGACGAGGCATGTTTACGGAGGACCAGTCCTACCATACATTCAGGTAGAAAGAAATGACTTCCACCCAATGACTACTTTAGCGAATTAATGTGCCACTGAatgctacaaaataaaaattaaagttttattccATTACCGATGAAAAATATCAGACATAAattgatgttttcatttcaattctTAGCAGTTATAATGTATCTCTGGGCACTGGTCTTCTTTATTAAATGTCTCCTattacttttttcccccacagatGTGAATTTATTAACATATTATTTTTCCCAGCCCTTTAATGAATCATATTCAAGCCCTAACAAATATAATGACCTAAAATAGGATTTCTTttatacaggttttttttttttacattcatatACATAGATGCATTTTCTCCCCCTATATATCCATGTTGTATTTTTACGAGATATTTAATCTAATTTTGGTGTGGGCCAGTTTAACAGGACTGTTACCAGTATGGAAAGTTTgagatatttttcaaaattggtcccaaaacataataatttttttaacattaattgGGTAGTTATTGTATCAACTGcgctataaaaatcaacaaaaagaataaaagtatcCTCTACATTCACTGCAATCATATCTAACTGTGATATTCTCCAAAcataatttatgtttatttcgTTTGGGGATTAGTTAAATAAGATCTGTTTTTATTACTCCAGGAATAAGATTTAAGGTTTTAATTTTGATGTCTCTAAACATTTAAGAGGCCcatctgagtgtgtgtgtttttttttttttttttttttttttttaagttttattagAACAGTTTGGATCTGGAGGGCACGTGTCCATATATCCACTCATCATTGAATTAAAATCTCCACCCAAAAATATTTTGACGAGAGAGAATGTCATTAATAGCTGGTTAATTGAATCTTTTATGGTTGAGAGTAAAGCTGTATTATAGCTGTTGGAGGCCTATATATTTATGATGATAAACAGATACTGGTCTACATCTACAAGAAGAATGAGCCATCTGACCTCTTTATCAACTAAATGACTGATAACTTGACATTTAAAGCTCTTTTGTAATACTGCGACCCCAGGCTATTCGATACTCCCAAAGAAAAACCCTACATTGTTGCCCCACTGATTCTTCCAAAAATGCACAACTGCGTGTGAttcttgaacaaaaaaaaatcagctttggttctgacaatatatttaaaaaattctcTTAAAGTTGTTTCTAATACCCCTGGCATTGACAGATACAATAGAAACTGTCATAAAAAATTTGagcaataaacaaagtatcataAATACAAAATCTCTTTTTATTCTCTTGCTCCTGCTTATTTGCACAAATCACTGCACTAATGCAGAAAATTTCCTTTATCAATATAATACCTTCattctaaaacataaaataattcatTTTCTCACCCATAAACACAACTACATACtttattttgttgctgtttgcaTTGTAGGTCTTAGTTTACTGTATCCTGTTAACTCTTAGTCAGAAttgatattttttcattttcagcagCACCTTGCTGCAGCATTCTGGATAAACTGAAGGCTTTTAtgtaactgcattttgtggacccCCTGATAGTAAAGATTTGCAATGGCCCAGCCATGAATTAACAAATGTATAGACTTGTTTCTTAGTCACTCCTGGAGAGAGTgcttctaattttggcaatattcaggAGATGTAAGAAGGAAACcgtgtttaatatgggattttaaTGACATCGAGATTAAATGACTGTCTAAGCAGTTTCTATTTTGAAGACTTTGATCCAAAGATAACTTTCATCttgctgaatttaaaagaaGAGCATTTAAAATCATCCAGGTTTCTGCATATTATATCCATGCCTGTAGTCTACCTAAGTGATACAATTAATCAGTTtttattagtgttgcaccgattccgataccagtatcgggcGGGGTGCCGATACCGCACTAACATGGTGgcatcggtatcggcgagtaccaacaaataggtcacagataccattttgatgtttgtatgtcacttgaacgcagccttctctctcccgacactcactagttctactggattcactttgtattagtctttttcctgctttgataaggtagcagcttgacaaagccatgatagcaattattttacatccaagtagtatgctgttcttcatatacacacacacacatacatttcaaagtaatggtatcggtatggtatcggtatcggccgatactgcacagccaggtatcgggtatcgtatcggggccaaaaaatggcatcggcgcaacactagtttttATGGATAAATCTAGTTGAGATTCGTTAACTTAAAAGTGGAAATTTATCCTATGCTGTCTGATATTTTTACCAAGTGGAAGCATGTACATAGGAGAACTGACCCAagcactgaaccctgtggtactccacagttAACACTGGAGTGTGAAAAAGATTAGTCatttacatgaacaaactggaaccTGTCGGACAAAAGAGATTTAATctgcaaatgcatgccacactgtTTTAGATCTATGTTTGCAAACAATGGGAAAACTGTGTATCATCCTCCTTTTGGAGTTTGAGGCTgaaatgtgacaatatgtgcACAGGTTTAAGTGGTATGAGTATATTTGaaagacagcaaaacaaacatcttaaaatatctttttttctagttttctgTCTTATCTACAAATCCTAATTCCAAATTCAGCGTTCTACCCGTTTCATGTTGGTAATTGTGTATATCTATTATTTTGAGCGataaccattttatttctttccttttcttatATTAACTGACCTGCCAAGAAGTCATTTATACAGTACATAATGAGTACCATGAGACTAATTTGCACATAGCAGGGCCAAAGCCTTTATTTCCAGCAGAGACACGTGTTTCAGTATTGCCAGGGCCAGTTTTCCTCACCCAATAAGGAGCACAGAGAAGAGACTGGGGGCTGTGTTCAGCTTTCCCCAGTCGGTGTGGGCGTTGTCGGAGGTGTGCTGTTAAGGCTGGGGTTGAGTTTGGGATTTGGGAGTGGGTTGAGGATTAAGACTGGGATTAGGATTTGGATTGGGGTTTGGCGGTACAGGGGAAGGGCCAGGTGCAGGGgtaggagcaggagcaggagcaggaccAGGGGCTGGGGCAGGTGGAATATAGCACCCTCTCTTATGCCACTGCATGTCCCGCACACGTCGGACGGACTGGATCTGAGGTGCTGTGGCTCCCCAAGCGTTCCAGTGCTTGAAGTCTCCATGTTCAAAGACGTACTGGCGCCCTCTGTAGCCCGGATACGTGTATCCCACCCACCTTCATAAGAAAGGAAATGATTTTACAAATCATGATTAACAATTTACAAAGGCATGCATACTCTTTGCATACATCTGTTTCATTGCtccaaggctttttttttttttagatttacatTTCAGACCATTGGAATGTCTCCATATTTTCTTGTGACTAAGTAGGTATATCTTACGTTCCAGAAATAGCCTTAGCACTAGCCACACGGTCTTGGAAGCCATGAGCCCAGAGACTCGGTACGTCATCGTCAACAATCTCCATCTTCCTTCCTTCAAATGCCACATTCTCAAACAGGTGCAACTTGTGATCTGCACTTTCCTAGGAAGAAAGAACGTGTTTGCTTAttttgctcttaaaaaaaaaaaaagaggcatgtCTAATCGTCACTTACCACTTTTAGAGGCCTGAAGGAGCTCAGGGTGTAGCTACTCTGACAGCTAGTCCAGGTGCTCCAGCGAGGATACTCTCCTTTGTCGAGAACAAACTGCTCTCCAGCGAAACCCAGACGCTCAAATCCTACCCATCTAACGATACCAAACATACTGCATTACAGAAGACTGCAAAATTGTAAGATGGGGGAAACTCAAAACAAGGAACGATAATTCAAAGGCAACGGAATATCGCCACTCACGGTCCTGACTCCACAATGACCGAGCCGACTCTTTGGGTCTTCTCCAACAGGTCTTTACACTCACCGGACAACTCCACCTTTTTCCCACGAAAGTTCTCAAACTCAAATACAACCAGCTGCGAAAAACCAACAGGTGAATGTTGAGAAATGGTGCGGTCCAAACGACACTACATGCAGCTTAACCAGTTATGTGTCGATATTTAACCGAAAAGCACCTTA contains:
- the LOC105931838 gene encoding beta-crystallin B3 — encoded protein: MTEQQGTPDQLPADKGQGGAGATYKLVVFEFENFRGKKVELSGECKDLLEKTQRVGSVIVESGPWVGFERLGFAGEQFVLDKGEYPRWSTWTSCQSSYTLSSFRPLKVESADHKLHLFENVAFEGRKMEIVDDDVPSLWAHGFQDRVASAKAISGTWVGYTYPGYRGRQYVFEHGDFKHWNAWGATAPQIQSVRRVRDMQWHKRGCYIPPAPAPGPAPAPAPTPAPGPSPVPPNPNPNPNPSLNPQPTPKSQTQPQP